Within Romboutsia sp. CE17, the genomic segment TTACAGATAATAAAGGTAAAACAGTAGATTTTAAAAATACACTAATAATAATGACATCTAATATAGGTAGTAAATATCTTTTAGAAGCTAATAACGGTCAAATAAGTGAAGAAACTAAAGAATTTGTTATGAATGAAATGAAGAGTAGATTTAAGCCTGAGTTTTTAAATAGAGTTGATGATATTATTATGTTTAAACCTCTTGATAAAAATGAAATCAAAAAAATTATTGATATATTTATGAAAGATTTAAAAAGAAGATTACATGATAAAAATATTTCTATTGAAGTTACTAATGATGCAAAAGATATTATGGCAAAAGAAGGATATGATCCAGTATATGGAGCTAGACCACTTAAAAGATATATAGGAAATACACTTGAAACAATGATTGCTAGAATGATTATAGCAGGTACTATATATAATGGATGTACTATAGTTGTGGATGGAAAAGATGATAATATAGATATAAATGTAAAATAATATAAAAGCCATAGTTTAAATTAAAACTATGGCTTTTACTTATATTTGCTTAAAACCTTCACCTAGCGCTTCGTATATATCATTAATTATAATAAATGCATTTTCATCTATACTTTTTACAAGCTTCTTAAGTGTAACAACTTGTTTTTTTGAAACTACAACAAGTAGAACATTTTTTTCATTATTAGTATAAAAACCTTCACCTTTTAAAATTGTAGCTCCTCTTTCTAACTCTTCATTAATAGCTATACCAATCTCTTTATATTTGTCTGATATAATAGTAAATGAACTAGATGTATTTATACCTTCTACCATTATGTCACTTACCTTAACTATTATATATAAGGCTATAGCAGAATAAAGCGCTATTTCTAACTTTTGGCTAACAACACCTGAAAGTATAACAATTACTCCATCAGCCATTCCCATAAGCTTAGGTACACTAAGAGATGGCATAAATTTATTTGCAAGTAACCCGATTAAATCTGTACCACCTGTACTACCATTAATTCTAAATATAAGGCCAAGTGAAATCCCCATTAAAATAGCACCTGATATGGTAGATAATAAAACGTCATCTGTTACATGAACATAACTTAAATTTTCTGTTATTTTTAATGATGAAGTAAGAAAAGCAATCCCTAAAGCAGTTTTTATGGAGTCTTTTTTACTTAGTATTCTAAATGCAAATATAAAAAGTGGTAAATCAATACTTATATTAATTAACCAAATTGGTAAACCTGTTAAGGTATTTACTAATATAGATACACCAGTTAACCCACCTGGTGCTATATCATGTGGATTAAAAAACATATTAATAGAAACTGACATTAGTAAGCAACCAATAATCAATATAAGTACATCACCAATATTTAATTTTGAATTTTTCACTGAAACACCTCCAAAAGTCTTAAAATTCTACTATCTATTATATATTTCTACTATTTCGGCTTTATTCCTCCTATTTTTAATAATAATAATATAGAAAGTAAGTATATTTTATAATTTTAAGTTAACCAATAAATAAAGCCGTATACTATTAATTTGATTAAAATATGATTATTAAATAATGTATGATATAATTTAAAATTAGTAATAAATAAAATATAAATAGAACACTTTAGGAGGTCACTATGGCAAATACATTCTACATAGTAAGACATGGAGAAACTAACTGGAATATATTAGGTAAAACTCAAGGACATGGAAATTCTAATCTTACTGAAAAAGGTATAGAACAAGCATCTACTTTAGCAGAAGGTATGAAAAAATATCCTATAGATTATATTTATACAAGTGATTTAGGTAGAGCTGTAGAAACAGCTAATATCATAGCAGATAATTTGAATTTAAAAGCTATTCCTACTCCAAGTTTAAGGGAAATGGGATTTGGTGTATGGGAAGGTTTATTAATGGATGAAATAAAAAACAATTATGCTGATATTTATAATGCTTGGAGAAATACACCTCACTTAGCAAATATTCCAGGTGGCGAAACTTTAGAGATTATAAAAAGTAGAGTTGATGAGTTTATTAAAGATTTAAATGAAAAACATGATAATAAGCATATTGTACTTGTTAGCCATTCTGTAACAGTAAGAGTTATTTTATTATCTTGTTTAAATTCTGGACTTGAAAATATATATAGAATAAAACAAGATAACACAGCATTAAACATTGTTGAATTTAGAAATTATGGTCCTGTTATAATAAAAATGAATGATACAAGCCATTTTAAAACTAATTATAGTACCAAAAAATCCGCTTTAGAATAGATAATAATCAAAATGAAAGAGTCTTAATGGCTCTTTTTATTTTATTATGTTATGGCTATACTTTTTCTTTTTTATAGATTAACTTAGCCATTTTTGGTATAATATATTACTATTGACAGAAGTAACTCTAAATGTAATTTTAATACTAAAAAAGTGACATCTATGTTTAACTTATCATTAATAAGAAAGGAGGAATACACTAATGTCAAAAGTTATTGTAGTTGGCGGTGGACCAAGTGGTATGATGGCTGCACTTACAGCATCTAAACAACATGAAGTTATTTTAATCGAACGAAATAATGAACTTGGTAAAAAACTTAAATTAACTGGTGGTGGTAGATGTAATATCACTAACTATAGAGATATAGAAGAGTTTTTTGAAAAAGTAGTAAATAATAAAAAGTTTTTATATAGTAGCTTTTACACATTTACAAATATAGATTTATTAAATTATTTTAGCTCAAAAAATTTAGAGTATAAGATAGAAGAACATAATGACAACAAGGTTTATACTAAAAGTGATAAAGCAGAAGAAGTTATAGATATACTTAGAAATGATTTAATAAACAATAACGTTAAAATAATGTATAACACAAAAATAGTAGATCTTATAATAGAAGATAATAATATAAAGGGTGTTATAACGCAAGATAATAAAAAAATATATTCAGATAAAGTAATAATATCTACAGGTGGCAAAAGCTTTGAAAATACAGGTTCAGATGGTTTAATGTATGAAATTTTAAAAAAGTATAATCACACAATAAATACTTTATATCCAGCTCTTTCACCTTTAACAATACAAGAAAGTTGGATAAAAAGTTTACAAGGAATAGCACTTCAAAAAGTTGAAATTTCATGTAAAATTAAAAAGAAAAAAATATCTAAAATAGGAGATATGTTATTTGCTCATTTTGGAATAACAGGACCGGTAGTATTAATAATGTCATCATACATAAATAAATTATTAGAGAAAGAAAAAGTTACTTTGACTATTGACTGTATACCGAATATAAGTATAGACGAATTATCAAAGTTATTAAGGGAGAACCCAAATAAAAATGTTATTAATAATTTAAAAGGTATATTACCTCAAAACTTTTTAAAAGAAGTTTTTGAAGTACTTAATTTAACAGATAAAAAAGCAAATGAATTATCTAAAAAAGATGAAAATAGAATACTTGAGTATTTAAAAAATATGCAACTTACTTGTAATGGATGTTTAGGTATAAAATCATCAATGGTGACAAGTGGAGGAGTATCTGTAAAAGAAGTAAACTCATCTACGATGGAATCAAAAATAATAAACAATCTATACTTTACTGGAGAAGTTATTGATATAGATGCTGAAACTGGTGGATATAACTTACAAATTGCGTTCTCTACAGGTTATCTTGCAGGATTAAGTGTATAAGGTGATAAAAATGAAAGTATTAGCAATAAGAGGTGCAACAACAGTATCTTCTAATACAAGAGAGGATATATTAAAAGAAAGTGCTTTACTTATAAAAACAATAATAGACGAGAATAAGTTAGATATTGATGATATAATAAGTATATGCTTTACTATGACCAAAGATTTAGATGCTGTATATCCAGCAGTAGCAGTTAGAGAATATTTGGATATAGTTGATATTCCACTATTAAACTTTGAAGAAAAATACGTTGTTGGAAGCTTAACAAAATGTATAAGAGTACTAATGCATATAAATAGTGATAAAAATAAAAGTGATATTAGGCATATATATTTAAATGAGTCTAAGATTTTAAGACCAGATTTATCAAAATAATTTATAGACAAAAGGAGATACAATATGAATAATTTAGTAATAGCAGTAGATGGACCAGCAGGAGCCGGAAAAAGTACTATAGCGAAAATAATTGCAGATAAATTGAATATAAACTATATAGATACAGGTGCTATGTATAGAGCTATAACTTATAAGTGTTTAAAAAATAATATAGATATAAATAATGAAGATGAGGTAATAAAGGTTGCCCAAAATACAGAAATAGATTTTAGAGATAATAACTTATATTTAGATAAAGAAATAGTTAAAGATGAAATAAGAACAATGGAAGTTAGCAACAATGTATCAAATGTAGCTAAAATCAAAGAAGTTAGATATCTTATGGTAGATGTTCAAAGAGAAATAGGTAAAAGAAATTCTGTAATATTAGATGGTAGAGATATAGGATCATATGTATTCCCAAATGCAGATTATAAGTTCTTTTTAATAGCTACACCTGAAGAAAGAGGTATGAGACGTTTTAAAGAACTTACAGAAAAAGGATATGAAACATCTTTAGAAGAAATAATAAAAGATATTATTAAAAGAGATGAAATAGACTCAAACAGAGAATTTGCTCCTTTAGTGAAAGCAGAAGATGCTATAGAAATAGATACTACTGGAAAGACAATAACTGAAGTAGTTGATTGTGTATTGTCTCAGATAAATCTTTAATATTAAGGGGAGATATGATGAATTTTTATAAGTTTATAACAAAAGTGTTTAAGGTTTTTTCTAAAGTCTTTTTTAAGTATAGGGTTATAGGTGCAGAAAATATACCTGATGAAGGGAATTTAATAATTGCAGCTAATCACAAGTCAAATTTAGACCCTATATTTATTGCTGCAGCAATTGAAAATAGAGAAGTAGCAGCAGTAGCTAAAAAAGAACTATTTAAGTTTAAGCCTTTAGGATATATTTTAGAAAAATTAAATGTTATTCCTATTAATAGAGATAATCCTGATATATCAACAATAAAAAATATTTTAAAAAGTATAAAAAATGGTTATGTATTAGGAATATTTCCAGAAGGAACAAGGATTAAAGAGCCTGGATTTGGAGATGCTAAAGCTGGTTTATCAATGTTTGCTATAAAGGGAAAAGCTTCAGTAGTTCCAATATCAATAATATCTAATTATAAGTTCCTTAATAGAGTTACATTATATATAGACAAGCCAATATCATTTGAAGAGTACTACAGAGAAAAACTTACAACAAAAGATTATGAAAGACTGTCTCAAAATGTATTAGAGGTTATAAAAGAAAACTATTATATTAATTCAAAATAGGGGGTAACAAATGGATGTTAAAATAGCTAAGAATGCCGGTTTTTGCTTTGGTGTAAAAAGAGCTATGAACATGGCATGGAATGAACTAGAAGAAAGAGAAAATGGTATATATGCATTAGGTCCACTTATTCATAATAAACAAGCAGTATCTAAATATGAAGAAAAAGGACTTATGACAGTTGATGACTTAAGTAATATTCCATCTAATGAAAGTGTAATAATTAGATCTCATGGTGTGGGAGAAGAAGTATACACAAAATCTAAAGAAAGAGATATTACAGTTATAGATACAACTTGTCCATTTGTAAGAAAAATCCATAATATAGCTAAAGATTTTAATGAAAAAGGTTATAAAATAATCGTTATTGGCGATAAGAAACATCCTGAAGTTATAGGTATAAATGGATGGTGTAATAATGAAGCTATTATTATAAAAACCTTAGATGAAATTGAAACTATTAACTTTGATCCTAATGAAAAGTACTGCGTAGTATTTCAAACAACTATTAACTTAGATTTATATGATTCTGTGGTTGATAAGCTTTCAGAAAAAATAAATAATGTTGTATTTAAAAATACTATATGTTCTGCTACTAAAGAAAGACAACAATCAGCTAGAGAATTAGCTAGAGAAGTTGATTGTATGGTTGTTATAGGTGGTAAGCATAGTTCTAACACTCAAAAATTAGTAAATATATGTAGTGATATTGTACCTACGTTTTCTATAGAAACTAAAGAAGAATTAAATAAAGATGATTTTTCTAAATATAAAGTTGTAGGTGTTACAGCTGGTGCATCTACACCTGAATGGATAATTACAGAGGTTATTGAATTTTTAGAATCGATTTAAAAGAGAAGTTTAACTTCTCTTTTTTTATGCTTATTATCTTATTATTATATATAGAAGTATAATAATAAGATAAATTCACATACTAAATTAATAGACATTAATATTAAAGGTGATTAAATGTATATATTAGATTTAACTATGAATAATATTTTAAGCGTTATAACTGATGATTTCTATAAAAAAGATGACTACTATCTTATTCTATGTAAACCAGAAGAATTAAAAATTCTTAAGGATCCTTTAGAAATTGATGAGAGAACTTTTGAAGAATGTTTAGAATTTGATGATAATATGAAGTTAGATATATTTGATAAATATGATTTTGTAAGCCTTAATACTTATAAACTTAAAGGTAGAAAAATTTACATAGAAGAAGTTAATATGTATTTTGCAGATCACTTTATACTTATGGTTGTAGAAGATAAACATTTTCTTTATACATATTTAAAAGATATTATATTAAATAAGCGATCATTAAGTACAAACCCTATTGTATATCTTTATAAAATTAATTATTTAATATTAAAAAAAATAATGTTAAATGGTTTTGAAAACTTAGAATATATTGAAGATATGATTTTAGAAGTAGAAGATAATATGATGGATAGTGTATATGATTATCATATGGCTGACATAAATGAATTAAGAAACTTAACAAGGATTATGGTAAAAAATACAAGACCATTACTTTATGTAGGTGATAGAATACTTAAAGATAATATTAGATATATGAAAACCTCTGATATAAAAAAATACAATATAGATAATCTACAAGGTATAGATTTTGGTATAGACAAACTCTACGCTTTTGCTATTTCAACTAGAGAGCTTGCTGATAAATTGCTAGATATCTATGCTTCACAGATGGCGGAAAAAACTAACTCTTTAATAACTAAATTAACTGTATTAACAGGTATAGCATCCCCACTTACAATAATTACTGGAATATATGGCATGAACTTCAAATACATGCCAGAACTTAATTACTATTATAGTTATCCAATTACTATACTAATAATGATTCTAATAATATTAATAGGTTTATTAGTATTTAAAAAAAAGAATATATTCTAGAGTTGACTATAATTTAATTATGTAAACTACGATAATAAAAATGTTAATGAGATAAAAATAAATCATTCTCATTAACATTTTTGTATTATTTTTTTATTAAAACTGCAATTAATCTAAAATTTAGTATGTAAAATTAAAATTTGGCACTTAAAATCTGAAATAAACTTTAAAATCCATTTTAAGCGCATTTTATATGCTCAATAACTATTACTATTAAAATACTTTTACAAGTACCTTAAAATCCAAAATAAAAGGTTAGTTTTTTTTACTTTTATAAAACCAGTTTACATAATTTTGTTTTTGTTAACTTAGTTTAAATAAATTTTCTGAAATCTTATCTGAAGCTTCTTTGTCCATTTCTTTTAATACATGCGAGTAGATATTCAGTGTAGTATTAATGTTTGAATGACCAACTCTTTCAGAAATAACTTTTATAGGAATTTTCGAATTTATTAATAAAGTTACATGTGAATGTCTTAAATCATGAAATCTAATATGATCCAAATTATGCTTATTTAAAAATCTAGAAAATTTTCTACTTAATACATCTTGAGCTATAGGCTCTCCATTTTTATCAAAAAATATAAAGTTGTTATTCTTTTTAATTTCACCTTTTAACTTTAACTCAATACATTTTCGCTTATGATTTTTAAGCATGTTAATAACTTCTGTTGGGGCAGAGATAGTTCTAATTGATGAATCAGTCTTAGGAGATTTTAAAACCACCTTTCCATTAGATCTAATCGTTATTTTATCTACAGTTATTAGTTTTTCATCAAAGTCTATATTATCCCAAGTAAGACCTAAGATTTCAGATATTCTTAGCCCTAAACCACTAGCTAGTACTATAGGTAGCTCCAAAGGAGTGTCCTTAGAAACGTTTAGCAGTTTGACCATTTCTTCTTGATTATATATCTTATTTTTAAATTTTCTAGACTTAGGTACCTCTATATATTCAACAGGATTTTCTCTTATCAATCTTAATTTATAGGCTCTCTTTAGAGCTAAATTTAATATATTTATATGGATTTTTATTGTTTGTGGAGTTAAAACTCCAACCAAATCATCTACATAATCTTGAATATGAATAGGTCTTAAGTCCTCTAATTTTATATCTCCAATCATAGGTATTATGTATTTATTACATATTCTAACATAGCTATTATATGTAGTTATTGATAAGTTTTCTTTATATTTTTCTAAAAAATCCATAAGGTGATTTTTCAGTATTGTTTTATTTGGAGCTAAAAAATCATCATTATAAATCGCATCTTTTAACTCTACCAACTTCTTATTAGCATCTCTTTTCTTTTCGAATGACCCCATATTTTTTTGCTTTTTCTTTCCGGTATCTGGGTCTTTATATTCTAAATAAACAATGTAATTTTTACTTCTTTTTCTTATGAAAACAAAGCTCATTTTATTCCCCCTAGCATTCTTTTTATTAATATATATAAATACTTAAACTTCTAATTTATAACAAAATATACATATAATTTTATCATATTTACTGTAGAAAAAACAGTTAAAAATTCTGACATTCAACTGACATAAAAATAATAAAACAAGATAAATCCTTTGAAAATACTACATTTTTTAAAAATGGCATAAAAGTATATATTTTATGTTTTCATGAACGTATATGTTCTTAATATCATAATCTATATATATAATACTGTCCAAAGGAGGCTTAACATGAGCAATAATAGTTATCCTCAGATGAAGGTTTTAAATACTCCAAGATGCATCTTAAGGCCCGCTACATTAAATGATGCTCGTGATATGTTTGAGTATTATAGTCAAGATATAGTAGTGAGATTTCTACCAATAAAAAAACATAAAAATATAGAAGAAACAAAAAGGTTTATAAAAACTTTTTTTCTAAAAAATTATGAACAAGGAAAAGTCGGACATTTTGCAATAGTATACAAACTTGATAATAAAACTATCGGAAATGTTGGGTTTAACAATATCAAAAGTTCTTCATTAGAAGGGGAAATAGGTATTTGTATAAATCCTAAATATTGGGGAAAGGATTTATCGACAGAGTTAGCTTCAGCATTATTAAAGTACGGTTTTGAAGAATTAAACTTACAAAAAATTATAGCAATAACATTTGAGAAAAATAATTATTCTAGAAAACCTTTAGAGAAACTAGGTTTTATATACTTAGGTATATTTAAGAAAAAGCTTCATTCTTCTAATTCAAACTTTGTAACTTGCCATAGGTATGAAATTTCTAAATCAGATTACTTTAAAAGATTTAATAAAAAATATAAAAGGAATGATTAATTTGACTAAAACAAATTGCAATAATTGGATTGATAGACACTTAAAATCGTGTTTAGCTAAAAGATTTAATAAGACAGAAGATGAAATAACTAAAGAATTTTTAGTTACATTAAGAGAAATAAATTTATCTGATCAAAACATAAAAAGTCTTTCTGGTATAGAATATGCAAAGAATTTAACTAGCTTGGTATTAAATAATAATAATATAAAAGATGCTAATATGCTAAGTGAACTAATAAAATTACAAAACTTAGAATTAAACGAAAATAGAATAGAAGATTTATCTTTTTTAAAAAAATTAACAAAGCTTAGATCTTTAAGCTTAGATTCTAATAATATATGTAATATTCCTAACTTATCAGATTTAAAAAATTTAAACCTAATGAATATATCAAACAACCGTGTACAAGATTTTTCTTTTGTAAATAAATTATCTAATAAAGCCATAAAAATTATAGCCAGCGATCAATTTATTTATTTAAATCCAATATCTGTTGACATAGGTGATAGTTATATATTTAACCTGGAAATGCCACTGGATGACGATAATTCAATATTATATGATAATGTACAAGTTACAGGTGACTATGAAGAATTCTACACAGACAAAAGGCCTTCATTTTTATATTCAATCTCAGAAGTTAAAATAAGGAACATATGTTCTAATTGCGTAATAAAAGCAGATTTTTATCACGAAGTTCTATTTTCTAAATCAGTAGTCTTGAGTGGTGTTTTAATTCAACCACTAATATTAAATTCAACGCCATCTTCTTTCAATTTAGAATGTGAAGAAACTAATTTATATTCAATATCTGGCAAAATTTGTTTTGATAACAATGATAATATAAAAAATAAAATTGTTACAATTATAGATTCTGAGGGTAATAAATATTATAGTACTACTGACTTACAGGGAAGATATAGATTTAATAATTTAAAAGAAGATAGATATACTCTATTATTTCCATTTTTAAATGATTATGAATATATAACTCCTAGTTTATATGTAATAAACTTAAAAGAGAAGAAATCTATAAATATAGATGCTTTTATTTCTCCAAAGTAGTATATAGATTAATTTTAAAAGAATCTAAGTATATCTAATTTAATTTAAAATATTTGATTCTTTATCATAATAGTATATAATATATATATTCTAAACAAATATAGAGAGGAAATGATTTTATGAAGGTTACTTTACCACAAACAGCAATTGATACACTAAACAAAATAGTAAGCGAAAACCAAGATAAACCAACTAACATAAGAATATACTTTGCAGGTTTTGGATGCAGTGGTCCATCTTTTGGTTTAGCTTTAGATGAGCAAAATAGTTCTGATGTAACTTATGACTATGATGGATTACATTTTATAATGGATCAAGCAGAATATGCACAATACGGAGATGTTACAATAGAAGATACTGGATATGGATTTAGAATCGTTGTTGAAAACATGCCTGAAGGTGGCGGTTGCAGCGGTTGTGGCGGTGGTTGCAGCTGTTAATTATAAAATAGAGTATTGGCTATGCTAATACTCTATAATTATTTATATTACTATTATTTCAACTAAGGAGAATTACTGTGAGAAGAAGAAAGAAAAAAGGATCTGATGAAAAATTAATAAGCTATACAGATTATGTAATAAAAGATGATATTGAAAAATTAAAAAATAATTGGAATTTAAAATTTAATAATCAAAATCCTATACATGTAGAGTTTGGTACAGGTAGAGGTAAATTTATAACAACATTAGCTAAACAAAATCCAGATATAAATTATATAGCTATGGAAATTAAAGAAGAAGTTCTTTTAAAGGCAGTAGAAAAAGCTAATGATGCTAATCTTAACAATATCTTATTTGTATGGGGAAACGTAAATAATATACTAGACTATTTCGGTGAAGGTGAAATAGATAGAGTATATGTTAATTTTTGTGATCCTTGGCCTAAGAAAAGATGGTCAAAAAGAAGATTAACACATAAAAACTTCCTTAATAAATATAAAGAAATATTAAATCAAAATGGAGAAATTCACTTTAAGACTGATAACCAAGACTTATTTGAATTTAGTTTAAACGAAATAGCTTCAAATAATTGGTTGTTAAAGAATATATCATTAGATTTAGCTAAAAACAATGATATAGAAAATGTAACTACAGAATATGAAGATAAATTTATGTCACAAGGCATGAAAATATATAGATGTGAAGCTTCAAAAAGAGATTAAAAAATATATAATAGAAGCTTAAATTAAATAGAAAAGCTGATTATAGTATTATTTATAATCAGCTTTTCTATTTTATAAAAAGTTATTTTTTTTCCTTGTTGAGTAAACACCTAAAATCACAATTATACAATAAAGCGAATAAAGGAATATTTTAATTTCCTGTATAGTTATTGATGACTCTATAGATTCTGGTAAAACTACAAGTATAGCAGATATAGCTATTAATAATGGATTAATTACAATTTGCTTATCTGTTCTAAGTATCATTATTTTACCTATCCATACAATAGTTAAAACGATAAAAGCAATTTTAAGAATAAACTCTGTTGTATCTAACATAATAAATACGCCCCTTACTATATTATTCTATTTATTATTTACATATAAGTATAAATATAATGTGCATTAAGATACATTATAACTTAAATATATATTCTTTTTAAGTATATAAATTATAATATTTTTTTAAGGAAATATAAATAGTAACTTTAGCATTAAATATAATTAGATATATTTATTAAATATAAATCATATTATTCTATATACATATTTATTAGAGGAGGATAAAGATGAAGTCTCAATTCTTAGAATGGTACACGCAGGCCATAGGAGGTATAATAGGTGTATTCGTTTGCATATATTCATATTTAAATGGATGGATGTTTGTATATGGTAATATAAATCAAAATTTTGATCATCTTAATTTTGGAGGAGTTATATCTAGTTATTGTTTATTGCCATTATGTCTAATAACATTATTTTTAGGAATAATTAAAGGCTTTTCTATGGATGTAAGTATATGTAATATTCATATAAGTAGTATTAATAAAGTAATTTCTATAATTACTGTAATAGTTGGGATATTAGGTGCTAAGTTTTACTTCTTTATACCTGCAATTTTTATATTATTCTACTTATATAAACCTATGATTAAAGTAAACGGACAATATAAACCTAATCCTGAGATAGAAGATTACAACGAAACAGAACAAATGTTCTGTACTAAAGAATATATCAACACATCACTTGATTCAGATAATATTTTAGCTTTAGAAGGTAAATCTATCAATTCCCCACAAAAAAATATAAAATATTTAGAAACAAGAAAAATAATGGCTTTAGAATTACTAGATAAAAACTCAGATCTTGAATTTATTATGGAACTAACTGGGCTTACTTTTGATGAAATACAAGAGCTAAAAAAATAGAAATAATGTCG encodes:
- a CDS encoding tyrosine-type recombinase/integrase; its protein translation is MSFVFIRKRSKNYIVYLEYKDPDTGKKKQKNMGSFEKKRDANKKLVELKDAIYNDDFLAPNKTILKNHLMDFLEKYKENLSITTYNSYVRICNKYIIPMIGDIKLEDLRPIHIQDYVDDLVGVLTPQTIKIHINILNLALKRAYKLRLIRENPVEYIEVPKSRKFKNKIYNQEEMVKLLNVSKDTPLELPIVLASGLGLRISEILGLTWDNIDFDEKLITVDKITIRSNGKVVLKSPKTDSSIRTISAPTEVINMLKNHKRKCIELKLKGEIKKNNNFIFFDKNGEPIAQDVLSRKFSRFLNKHNLDHIRFHDLRHSHVTLLINSKIPIKVISERVGHSNINTTLNIYSHVLKEMDKEASDKISENLFKLS
- a CDS encoding lysophospholipid acyltransferase family protein encodes the protein MNFYKFITKVFKVFSKVFFKYRVIGAENIPDEGNLIIAANHKSNLDPIFIAAAIENREVAAVAKKELFKFKPLGYILEKLNVIPINRDNPDISTIKNILKSIKNGYVLGIFPEGTRIKEPGFGDAKAGLSMFAIKGKASVVPISIISNYKFLNRVTLYIDKPISFEEYYREKLTTKDYERLSQNVLEVIKENYYINSK
- the aroH gene encoding chorismate mutase, whose amino-acid sequence is MKVLAIRGATTVSSNTREDILKESALLIKTIIDENKLDIDDIISICFTMTKDLDAVYPAVAVREYLDIVDIPLLNFEEKYVVGSLTKCIRVLMHINSDKNKSDIRHIYLNESKILRPDLSK
- a CDS encoding magnesium transporter CorA family protein, encoding MYILDLTMNNILSVITDDFYKKDDYYLILCKPEELKILKDPLEIDERTFEECLEFDDNMKLDIFDKYDFVSLNTYKLKGRKIYIEEVNMYFADHFILMVVEDKHFLYTYLKDIILNKRSLSTNPIVYLYKINYLILKKIMLNGFENLEYIEDMILEVEDNMMDSVYDYHMADINELRNLTRIMVKNTRPLLYVGDRILKDNIRYMKTSDIKKYNIDNLQGIDFGIDKLYAFAISTRELADKLLDIYASQMAEKTNSLITKLTVLTGIASPLTIITGIYGMNFKYMPELNYYYSYPITILIMILIILIGLLVFKKKNIF
- a CDS encoding YitT family protein, whose product is MKNSKLNIGDVLILIIGCLLMSVSINMFFNPHDIAPGGLTGVSILVNTLTGLPIWLINISIDLPLFIFAFRILSKKDSIKTALGIAFLTSSLKITENLSYVHVTDDVLLSTISGAILMGISLGLIFRINGSTGGTDLIGLLANKFMPSLSVPKLMGMADGVIVILSGVVSQKLEIALYSAIALYIIVKVSDIMVEGINTSSSFTIISDKYKEIGIAINEELERGATILKGEGFYTNNEKNVLLVVVSKKQVVTLKKLVKSIDENAFIIINDIYEALGEGFKQI
- a CDS encoding histidine phosphatase family protein: MANTFYIVRHGETNWNILGKTQGHGNSNLTEKGIEQASTLAEGMKKYPIDYIYTSDLGRAVETANIIADNLNLKAIPTPSLREMGFGVWEGLLMDEIKNNYADIYNAWRNTPHLANIPGGETLEIIKSRVDEFIKDLNEKHDNKHIVLVSHSVTVRVILLSCLNSGLENIYRIKQDNTALNIVEFRNYGPVIIKMNDTSHFKTNYSTKKSALE
- a CDS encoding 4-hydroxy-3-methylbut-2-enyl diphosphate reductase, whose protein sequence is MDVKIAKNAGFCFGVKRAMNMAWNELEERENGIYALGPLIHNKQAVSKYEEKGLMTVDDLSNIPSNESVIIRSHGVGEEVYTKSKERDITVIDTTCPFVRKIHNIAKDFNEKGYKIIVIGDKKHPEVIGINGWCNNEAIIIKTLDEIETINFDPNEKYCVVFQTTINLDLYDSVVDKLSEKINNVVFKNTICSATKERQQSARELAREVDCMVVIGGKHSSNTQKLVNICSDIVPTFSIETKEELNKDDFSKYKVVGVTAGASTPEWIITEVIEFLESI
- the cmk gene encoding (d)CMP kinase, with product MNNLVIAVDGPAGAGKSTIAKIIADKLNINYIDTGAMYRAITYKCLKNNIDINNEDEVIKVAQNTEIDFRDNNLYLDKEIVKDEIRTMEVSNNVSNVAKIKEVRYLMVDVQREIGKRNSVILDGRDIGSYVFPNADYKFFLIATPEERGMRRFKELTEKGYETSLEEIIKDIIKRDEIDSNREFAPLVKAEDAIEIDTTGKTITEVVDCVLSQINL
- a CDS encoding NAD(P)/FAD-dependent oxidoreductase: MSKVIVVGGGPSGMMAALTASKQHEVILIERNNELGKKLKLTGGGRCNITNYRDIEEFFEKVVNNKKFLYSSFYTFTNIDLLNYFSSKNLEYKIEEHNDNKVYTKSDKAEEVIDILRNDLINNNVKIMYNTKIVDLIIEDNNIKGVITQDNKKIYSDKVIISTGGKSFENTGSDGLMYEILKKYNHTINTLYPALSPLTIQESWIKSLQGIALQKVEISCKIKKKKISKIGDMLFAHFGITGPVVLIMSSYINKLLEKEKVTLTIDCIPNISIDELSKLLRENPNKNVINNLKGILPQNFLKEVFEVLNLTDKKANELSKKDENRILEYLKNMQLTCNGCLGIKSSMVTSGGVSVKEVNSSTMESKIINNLYFTGEVIDIDAETGGYNLQIAFSTGYLAGLSV